Proteins encoded by one window of Candidatus Zixiibacteriota bacterium:
- a CDS encoding glutamate-5-semialdehyde dehydrogenase has product MKNASALREEAARLGRNAKQASRAVAMLSSEQKNRALRLMAERLEARTDFLVAENRKDMREASRSGASRALLDRLMLDPARVGAMANALREVAALPDPVREIVKMWRRPNGLQVGRMRIPLGVIAMIYEGRPNVTAEAAALCLKSGNAAILRGGSEAFCSNQAIGEVLREACLACGVPEAAIQVAASRERGLVQELLQLEEFIDLVIPRGGEDLIRAVAANSRVPVIKHYKGVCHVYVDSDASLEMAERICMNAKVQRPSVCNAMETLLVHEAIAADFLPAMIAKFLAAGVEVRGCERTRALVPGIRPASEEDWGAEYLDLILAVRVVKDMDEAIAHIERYGSSHTETIVTSNYQKSREFVDRVDSSAVMVNASTRFNDGGELGLGAEIGISTSKIHAFGPMGLEELTTTKFIVFGNGQIRE; this is encoded by the coding sequence GTGAAAAACGCGTCTGCGCTCAGGGAAGAAGCGGCTCGGCTGGGACGGAACGCGAAACAGGCCTCGCGCGCCGTCGCGATGCTCTCCTCCGAGCAAAAGAATCGCGCGCTGCGGCTCATGGCCGAGCGGCTCGAGGCCAGAACCGATTTTCTGGTCGCGGAAAACCGCAAGGATATGCGGGAGGCGAGCCGATCGGGGGCGAGCAGGGCGCTGCTCGACCGGCTGATGCTCGATCCCGCCCGGGTGGGCGCGATGGCGAACGCCCTGCGCGAGGTCGCCGCGCTTCCCGACCCGGTGCGGGAGATCGTGAAAATGTGGCGCCGTCCCAACGGGCTCCAGGTCGGCCGCATGCGCATCCCGCTCGGCGTGATTGCGATGATCTACGAGGGGCGTCCCAACGTAACCGCCGAGGCTGCCGCGCTCTGTCTGAAGTCGGGCAACGCCGCGATCCTGCGCGGCGGCAGCGAGGCGTTTTGCTCCAACCAGGCGATCGGCGAAGTCCTTCGGGAAGCCTGCCTTGCCTGCGGCGTTCCCGAAGCGGCGATCCAGGTCGCGGCCTCCCGCGAGCGCGGGCTCGTGCAGGAGCTGCTGCAGCTCGAGGAGTTCATCGACCTCGTGATCCCGCGCGGCGGCGAGGATCTCATCCGCGCCGTGGCCGCGAACTCGCGAGTGCCCGTGATCAAGCACTACAAGGGCGTGTGCCACGTCTACGTGGACAGCGACGCTTCGCTGGAGATGGCCGAGCGCATCTGCATGAACGCGAAGGTGCAGCGCCCTTCGGTCTGTAACGCGATGGAGACGCTCCTGGTCCACGAGGCGATTGCGGCCGATTTCCTTCCCGCGATGATCGCCAAGTTCCTGGCGGCAGGGGTCGAGGTGCGCGGCTGCGAGCGTACCCGGGCGCTCGTTCCCGGCATCCGGCCGGCCTCGGAAGAGGATTGGGGAGCCGAGTACCTGGATCTGATCCTCGCGGTGCGGGTCGTAAAGGACATGGACGAGGCGATCGCGCACATCGAGCGCTACGGATCAAGCCACACCGAGACGATCGTCACTTCGAACTACCAGAAGTCGCGCGAGTTCGTCGATCGGGTCGACTCCTCGGCCGTCATGGTCAACGCCTCGACCCGATTCAACGACGGCGGCGAGCTCGGACTCGGAGCGGAGATCGGCATCAGCACCAGCAAGATCCACGCTTTCGGGCCCATGGGGCTGGAAGAGCTCACGACCACCAAATTCATCGTGTTCGGCAACGGGCAGATCAGGGAATGA
- the proB gene encoding glutamate 5-kinase gives MSQREHKRRILRRARRVVVKIGSQILSSLEGIEEARLKELVRELARLHDHGKELVVVSSGAVAAGMTSLGRREGPRTIPEKQALAAVGQIKLMALYESYFSRFGKRVAQVLLTREDLANRQRYLNAKHTFQMLLESEIVPIVNENDTVAVDEMKFGDNDRLSSLVATLLQADLLVILSDVDGVYDRDPRLHADAALIPLVENIKTAKGLVKGRSRGILGTGGIVTKIRAAETAAAAGIPTVIASGLRVGVLGRIFDEKQEVGTLILPEGSRMTNRKHWIAYNLKPAGDLVVDAGARDALVHKNKSLLPSGLREIRGTFGAGECVRCVDAQGREFARGLVNYTAQELNQIKGLHTSEIEKVLGYKAYDEVIHRDDLVVL, from the coding sequence GTGAGCCAGCGGGAGCATAAGAGGCGGATTTTGCGCCGGGCGCGCCGCGTCGTCGTCAAGATCGGAAGCCAGATCCTCTCATCGCTGGAAGGCATCGAGGAAGCCCGGCTTAAGGAGCTGGTGCGCGAGCTGGCGCGCCTGCACGACCACGGAAAAGAGCTCGTGGTGGTGAGCTCGGGGGCGGTCGCCGCGGGAATGACGAGCCTGGGACGCAGGGAAGGACCGAGGACGATTCCCGAGAAGCAGGCCTTGGCCGCGGTCGGGCAGATCAAGCTGATGGCGCTCTACGAGAGCTATTTTTCACGCTTCGGCAAGAGGGTCGCCCAGGTGCTGCTCACCCGCGAGGACCTCGCGAACCGCCAGCGCTATCTCAACGCCAAACACACCTTCCAGATGCTGCTCGAGTCCGAGATCGTCCCCATCGTGAACGAGAACGACACCGTCGCGGTGGACGAGATGAAGTTCGGCGACAACGACCGGCTTTCCTCGCTCGTGGCGACCCTGCTCCAGGCCGACCTCCTGGTCATTTTGAGCGACGTGGACGGGGTGTACGACCGTGACCCACGGCTCCACGCTGACGCAGCGCTGATCCCCCTGGTTGAGAACATCAAGACGGCGAAGGGGCTGGTGAAGGGGCGAAGCCGCGGCATTCTGGGAACGGGAGGCATCGTCACCAAGATCAGGGCGGCCGAGACCGCGGCCGCGGCCGGCATTCCGACGGTGATCGCCAGCGGCCTTCGGGTCGGCGTGCTCGGGCGCATCTTCGACGAAAAGCAGGAAGTCGGCACGCTGATCCTGCCGGAGGGCAGCCGGATGACCAACCGCAAGCACTGGATCGCTTACAATCTCAAGCCGGCGGGAGATCTGGTCGTCGATGCGGGCGCGCGCGACGCGCTCGTGCACAAGAACAAGAGCTTGCTCCCGTCGGGGCTGAGAGAGATCCGGGGGACGTTCGGGGCGGGCGAGTGCGTCCGCTGCGTCGACGCGCAGGGACGGGAGTTCGCCCGCGGGCTGGTCAATTACACCGCCCAAGAGTTGAATCAAATCAAAGGATTGCATACAAGCGAAATTGAAAAAGTGCTGGGCTACAAGGCGTACGACGAGGTCATCCATCGCGACGATCTCGTGGTGCTTTGA
- the obgE gene encoding GTPase ObgE, which yields MKFVDEARIRVIAGRGGRGCVSFRREKFVPRGGPDGGDGGKGGDVVVVADPQLTTLLDLRYQKLYKARPGEHGRGKEQHGRAGEDRIIKVPVGTIIRDAVTGELIGDLKEPGQRVVVAAGGRGGKGNAHFVSSTNRSPRFAQPGEPGEERELVIELRLLADVGIVGFPNAGKSTLIAAISAVRPKIADYPFTTLVPNLGVVRYGDGRSFVVADIPGLIEGAHLGHGLGHKFLRHVTRTSLLIHLIDGSRVREEDPLADWKAVNRELELFDAGLAAKPQIVVVNKIDLPEGRAGARLLEERIPARWRPVSAISAATGEGVRALVQRTGARLDELRREKEASGEPAGA from the coding sequence ATGAAGTTCGTCGATGAAGCCAGGATCCGGGTGATCGCCGGTCGCGGGGGGCGAGGGTGCGTGAGCTTTCGGCGCGAGAAATTCGTCCCGCGCGGGGGACCGGACGGAGGCGACGGCGGAAAAGGCGGCGACGTGGTCGTCGTGGCGGATCCCCAACTGACGACGCTGCTCGACCTGCGTTACCAGAAGCTGTACAAAGCCCGGCCCGGCGAGCACGGCAGGGGAAAGGAGCAACACGGCAGGGCCGGAGAGGATCGAATCATCAAGGTTCCCGTGGGCACCATCATCCGGGATGCGGTTACCGGTGAGTTGATCGGCGATCTCAAGGAGCCCGGACAGCGGGTGGTGGTCGCCGCCGGGGGGAGAGGTGGCAAGGGGAATGCCCATTTCGTTTCCTCGACCAACCGAAGCCCTCGCTTTGCCCAGCCCGGAGAGCCGGGGGAAGAGCGTGAGCTCGTGATCGAGCTGCGGCTGCTGGCCGACGTGGGAATCGTCGGATTTCCGAACGCAGGGAAATCGACGCTGATCGCGGCGATCTCGGCGGTCCGGCCGAAGATTGCGGACTATCCGTTCACGACGCTGGTGCCGAACCTGGGCGTCGTCCGCTACGGCGACGGCCGGAGCTTCGTGGTGGCGGACATTCCCGGCTTGATCGAGGGGGCGCATCTGGGGCACGGGCTGGGTCACAAGTTTCTGCGCCACGTCACCCGGACCAGCTTGCTCATCCACCTCATCGACGGCTCGAGGGTCCGGGAGGAGGACCCGCTCGCGGACTGGAAGGCCGTCAACCGGGAGCTCGAGCTGTTCGACGCGGGGTTGGCCGCCAAGCCGCAGATCGTGGTCGTGAACAAAATCGATTTGCCCGAAGGGAGGGCGGGGGCGAGATTGCTGGAAGAAAGGATTCCGGCGCGTTGGCGCCCGGTGTCCGCGATCTCGGCGGCGACCGGCGAAGGAGTCCGGGCGCTGGTGCAGCGCACCGGGGCGCGCCTCGACGAGCTGCGCCGGGAAAAGGAAGCGAGCGGTGAGCCAGCGGGAGCATAA
- the rpmA gene encoding 50S ribosomal protein L27 translates to MAHKKAGGSSRNGRDSQGQRRGVKVFGGERVLAGNILVRQLGTKIHPGKNVGMGRDYTLFAKIDGIVRYARYDRTRKRVDVLPVA, encoded by the coding sequence ATGGCGCATAAAAAAGCGGGGGGCAGCTCCCGCAACGGCAGGGACAGTCAGGGGCAGCGGCGCGGCGTCAAGGTTTTCGGCGGAGAGCGAGTGCTCGCGGGAAATATCCTGGTACGCCAGCTGGGAACGAAAATCCATCCGGGCAAGAACGTCGGGATGGGGCGCGACTACACGCTGTTCGCCAAGATCGACGGCATCGTCCGGTACGCGAGGTACGACAGGACGAGAAAACGCGTCGACGTCCTCCCGGTGGCGTGA
- the rplU gene encoding 50S ribosomal protein L21: MTYAVIRSGGKQYRVSTGDIVKLEKLAGEVGDKVTLSEVLFVGGDGEPKIGAPLVADARVLGEIVSQSKAKKILVFKKKRRKSYSRQRGHRQEQTAVRITGIEF, encoded by the coding sequence ATGACTTACGCCGTTATCAGAAGCGGAGGGAAGCAGTATCGCGTCTCCACGGGCGACATCGTCAAGCTGGAGAAGCTGGCTGGCGAGGTGGGAGACAAAGTGACGCTTTCCGAGGTTCTCTTCGTGGGCGGCGACGGAGAGCCGAAGATCGGGGCTCCGCTGGTCGCGGATGCCAGGGTGCTGGGCGAAATCGTAAGCCAGTCGAAAGCCAAGAAGATCCTGGTTTTCAAAAAGAAACGGCGCAAGAGCTACAGCCGGCAGCGCGGCCATCGGCAGGAGCAAACGGCCGTCAGAATCACGGGTATCGAGTTCTAG
- a CDS encoding MarR family transcriptional regulator gives MNRKTPHPDYRAMAEFRYQIRRFLRFSEEAARRAGIEPQQHQLLLAIKGLPQTAKPTIGVLAERMQLQHHSTVELVDRLEEKKLLYRLRSADDRRQVLVKLTREGEQLLGKLALYHFEELQSVGPRLVAVLKTLIARTPRRDHSETDPGSSPNQRRA, from the coding sequence ATGAACCGGAAAACTCCCCACCCCGACTATCGTGCCATGGCGGAGTTCCGCTATCAGATCCGCCGTTTCCTGCGCTTCAGCGAGGAAGCCGCCCGGCGGGCGGGCATCGAGCCCCAACAGCATCAGCTCCTCCTGGCGATCAAGGGACTGCCGCAAACCGCGAAGCCGACCATCGGGGTGCTGGCCGAACGGATGCAACTGCAGCACCACAGCACCGTGGAGCTGGTCGACCGGCTGGAGGAGAAAAAGCTCCTCTACCGCCTGCGCTCGGCCGACGACCGGCGTCAGGTCCTGGTGAAGCTCACGCGCGAAGGCGAGCAGCTCCTCGGCAAGCTCGCCCTCTATCACTTCGAGGAGCTACAGAGCGTAGGGCCACGCCTGGTAGCGGTTCTCAAAACGTTGATCGCGCGCACGCCGAGACGCGACCATTCCGAGACCGACCCCGGCTCCAGTCCAAACCAACGGAGGGCGTGA
- a CDS encoding ABC transporter permease — protein MAEHQNTADELLLDVKIAETSKLYRFYLNQEKKILGAAGVITFLVLWELVGNTFNLINPMFMSAPSLVFNAAVQLFGSGEIYNDLYVSSVELFWGYLLSVVFAVPFGISVGWYKKMSHIFDPFINGMNATPRVALLPLVIIWLGIGILSKVGIIFLGAVLPILVNARDGVKTTPLNLINAAKSFGASEWQVFKSVVLPSTLPFILSGMRQGIGRALVGVMVGELYAATAGIGFMITVAGATFQTDKVFVGVLIFALSGMVLTELLNKFEQRFERWRPKVGAMQ, from the coding sequence ATGGCCGAGCATCAGAACACCGCGGACGAGCTCCTGCTCGACGTCAAGATCGCCGAAACGTCGAAGCTCTACCGGTTCTACCTCAACCAGGAAAAAAAGATTCTCGGCGCCGCGGGAGTGATCACGTTCCTCGTCCTGTGGGAGCTCGTCGGCAATACCTTCAACCTGATCAACCCGATGTTCATGAGCGCCCCCTCGCTCGTGTTCAACGCCGCCGTTCAGCTTTTCGGCTCCGGCGAGATCTACAACGACCTTTACGTGAGCAGTGTGGAGCTTTTCTGGGGCTATCTGCTCTCGGTCGTCTTCGCTGTCCCGTTCGGCATTTCCGTCGGCTGGTACAAGAAGATGAGCCACATCTTCGACCCGTTCATCAACGGGATGAACGCTACTCCGCGCGTGGCTTTGCTTCCGCTCGTGATCATCTGGCTCGGCATCGGTATTCTCTCCAAGGTGGGCATCATCTTCCTCGGCGCCGTGCTGCCCATCCTGGTCAACGCCCGCGACGGCGTGAAGACGACCCCGCTGAATCTCATCAACGCTGCCAAGAGCTTTGGCGCCTCCGAGTGGCAGGTTTTCAAGTCCGTGGTGCTGCCGTCCACGCTCCCCTTCATCCTGAGCGGCATGCGCCAGGGAATCGGGCGCGCCCTGGTCGGCGTGATGGTCGGCGAGCTTTATGCCGCCACGGCCGGCATCGGCTTCATGATCACCGTCGCCGGAGCGACCTTCCAGACCGACAAGGTTTTCGTCGGCGTCCTCATCTTCGCGTTGAGCGGCATGGTGCTGACCGAACTGCTCAACAAGTTCGAGCAACGCTTCGAGCGCTGGCGCCCGAAGGTCGGTGCAATGCAATAG
- a CDS encoding LemA family protein produces the protein MAIAYGRVARSLGALALLLWISGCGYNRLQALDEEVKSAWSEVQNQYQRRADLVPNLVATVKGAAQFEQETLQRVIEARSKATAVNLDAAALSDPEAFKRFEQAQRELSSALSRLLVVVERYPELKASQNFRDLQAQLEGTENRIAVARKRYIEKVAEYNTGVRSFPTNLTAKYILGLEVRQNFSADEGVARPPQVKF, from the coding sequence ATGGCGATTGCGTACGGTCGAGTCGCGCGCTCGCTTGGCGCGCTGGCGCTGCTGCTGTGGATTTCGGGTTGCGGTTACAACCGGCTCCAGGCGCTCGACGAGGAGGTCAAGAGCGCCTGGTCCGAGGTGCAAAACCAGTATCAGCGCCGCGCCGACCTGGTCCCCAACCTTGTCGCGACGGTGAAGGGCGCCGCGCAATTCGAGCAGGAAACCTTGCAGCGCGTCATCGAGGCCCGGAGCAAGGCGACCGCGGTCAATCTCGACGCCGCCGCCCTCAGTGATCCCGAGGCGTTCAAGAGATTCGAGCAGGCCCAGCGGGAGCTTTCGAGCGCTCTTTCGCGTCTGCTGGTGGTTGTCGAGCGTTACCCGGAGCTGAAGGCGAGCCAGAACTTCCGCGACCTGCAGGCGCAGCTTGAAGGCACCGAAAACCGCATCGCCGTGGCCCGCAAGCGCTACATCGAAAAGGTCGCGGAATACAACACCGGCGTCCGCTCTTTCCCGACGAATTTGACCGCCAAGTATATCCTCGGCCTGGAAGTCCGGCAGAACTTCAGCGCCGACGAGGGTGTGGCCCGACCGCCGCAGGTGAAGTTCTAG
- a CDS encoding TPM domain-containing protein, translated as MIGAFRSAIRSRRLRLACLLAAAISPCAAAALEVPPLRGRVNDLAGMLPPERIARLEQRLAAFESETGHQVAVLTIPSLEGDDLESFSIRVAESWKIGQKGFDNGAILLVARDDRKLRIEVGYGLEGVIPDAIASRIVRETIVPRFRRNDFAGGIEAGVEEILRAARGEKLPDAPRRSAPENGSAWAPLLFLLLIPTYLASHLVARRRRRAPLVGALSGAVLGGLGAGLALGSGAGFSLALLVFLVLAAVAIGIAGGLHNELEGWETFGRRRRGRWSGPFYSDTFGPGWSGGDFGGGGSTGGFSGGGGGFGGGGASGSW; from the coding sequence ATGATTGGAGCTTTTCGCAGTGCGATCCGGTCCCGCCGACTCCGGCTCGCCTGCCTGCTCGCGGCCGCGATTTCCCCTTGCGCCGCCGCGGCCTTGGAGGTTCCGCCGCTGCGCGGGCGGGTCAATGATCTCGCCGGCATGCTCCCTCCCGAACGCATCGCCCGGCTGGAGCAACGTCTGGCCGCGTTCGAGAGCGAGACCGGCCATCAGGTCGCGGTCCTCACGATCCCGAGCCTCGAGGGCGACGATCTCGAAAGCTTCAGCATTCGCGTCGCCGAGAGTTGGAAGATCGGTCAAAAGGGTTTCGACAACGGCGCAATTCTGCTGGTCGCTCGCGACGATCGCAAGCTCCGCATCGAGGTCGGCTACGGGCTCGAGGGCGTGATTCCGGACGCGATCGCGAGCAGGATCGTCCGTGAGACGATCGTTCCGCGGTTTCGCCGGAACGATTTCGCGGGGGGGATCGAAGCGGGGGTGGAAGAGATCCTGCGCGCCGCCCGCGGCGAGAAGCTCCCCGACGCCCCCCGTCGCAGCGCTCCGGAAAACGGTTCCGCATGGGCGCCTCTGCTTTTTCTCCTGCTGATCCCGACCTACCTGGCAAGCCATCTTGTCGCCCGACGACGGCGCCGCGCTCCGTTGGTTGGCGCGCTTTCCGGCGCAGTCCTCGGTGGTCTGGGGGCCGGGCTGGCGCTCGGGTCGGGCGCGGGCTTCAGTCTCGCCCTTCTTGTCTTTCTCGTCCTCGCGGCAGTCGCCATCGGAATCGCTGGCGGGCTCCACAACGAGCTTGAGGGATGGGAGACGTTTGGGCGCCGACGCAGGGGCCGCTGGAGCGGTCCCTTTTACAGCGACACCTTCGGGCCGGGGTGGTCCGGCGGAGACTTCGGCGGAGGAGGTTCGACCGGCGGATTCAGCGGGGGAGGCGGCGGCTTCGGAGGAGGCGGCGCGTCCGGGAGCTGGTAA
- a CDS encoding TPM domain-containing protein, with amino-acid sequence MNAESFFSPEEKRRIEDAVACAERTTSGEIVPMIVSASGRYAEVEMAGLVAGLGAGVLAALLLHDPWAPLYAQFLWPLIGGVLGFVACSVPAIKRLLVPRARIERAVALRALAAFAAHGIHLTREHTGILILVSLLEHRVEVLADRGINEKVPPGTWDEIVQTITEGLKSGQACDALCRAIARCGEILARHFPRAADDRDELANKLVTES; translated from the coding sequence ATGAACGCGGAGAGTTTCTTTTCGCCGGAAGAAAAACGCCGCATCGAGGACGCGGTCGCCTGCGCCGAGCGGACGACCTCCGGCGAGATCGTCCCGATGATCGTAAGCGCGAGCGGCCGTTATGCCGAGGTGGAGATGGCCGGGCTGGTCGCTGGGCTCGGCGCCGGAGTCCTGGCGGCTTTGCTCCTGCACGATCCGTGGGCGCCGCTTTACGCGCAGTTTCTCTGGCCGTTGATCGGAGGAGTGCTCGGCTTCGTCGCCTGCAGCGTGCCCGCGATCAAGCGGCTGCTGGTGCCGAGGGCCAGAATCGAACGCGCCGTGGCTCTGCGGGCTCTCGCCGCGTTTGCCGCTCACGGCATCCATCTCACTCGAGAGCACACCGGAATCCTGATCCTGGTTTCCCTCCTCGAGCACCGCGTCGAGGTATTGGCCGACCGGGGCATCAACGAAAAAGTGCCCCCGGGCACCTGGGACGAGATCGTTCAGACGATAACGGAGGGGCTCAAGTCCGGGCAGGCCTGTGACGCTCTCTGCCGCGCCATAGCCCGCTGCGGCGAGATTCTCGCCCGTCACTTTCCACGCGCGGCCGACGACAGGGACGAGCTCGCGAACAAGCTCGTGACCGAATCCTGA
- a CDS encoding acetate--CoA ligase family protein yields the protein MMSTTPATGGFQRRPVENLLRARSVALIGASPKGRWPMGIYRNLKKAYSGKVFLVNPNYKEIAEDPCYPNLGALPEVPEQLLVLIPTRAVLGVLEEAAKIGTKSATVYSAGFGEGDDPEGKKRAQAMRELCERSGLVVCGPNCMGFYSVAEGLWTFPTSTPLLKKGLVGLIFQSGGSLGNWIKGATERGIGFTYAVSSGNEISLDLVDYLSFMVDDPETKLIVVMAEGIRRPEEFMNVAAEALHRKKPILVVKLGRSEMGRRQAISHTGALAGADEVFDAVCERFGLVRCPTLEDLTEITLAFSAGRFPRGGRAAIVVNSGGMKGLICDHAEELRTNLAQLSEQTKEAVRPLIPPELAVENPLECGVAGFGDEQGFINIVKLHAQDDGVDLLAIHGELPRFPEKRDAALFKSLAAATEKPILAFSRSTYSCTDESRAFQEEAGIPFLQAIKPTLRALAALGAYGERARAGIARLAPAAGDPGELEDDRFAALLQANGLPPPRQGLVETAEAAAAEAEKIGFPVALKLIAPEIVHKTEAGAVALDLRSAGEVEAEGKRLLGLAHGAAKLLVQEMVRGTEMILGARTDPQYGPFMIVGLGGVFVEVLKDVAVRLLPVGEEDARRMLKELKGYPILEGVRGQAPRDVDALVKAMVGLSNIFSAHRGHLSDLELNPLVVRERGAGLAAVDVRLIRK from the coding sequence ATGATGAGCACGACCCCTGCGACCGGAGGCTTTCAGCGGCGGCCGGTCGAAAATCTTCTCCGCGCCCGTTCGGTCGCTCTGATCGGGGCATCGCCGAAGGGCCGCTGGCCCATGGGAATCTATCGCAATCTCAAGAAGGCTTACTCCGGCAAAGTGTTTCTCGTGAACCCGAACTACAAGGAGATCGCGGAGGATCCCTGCTACCCCAACCTCGGAGCGCTGCCCGAGGTCCCGGAGCAGCTGCTCGTCCTGATTCCGACGCGGGCGGTCCTCGGGGTGCTGGAGGAGGCGGCGAAGATCGGCACCAAGTCCGCCACCGTCTACAGCGCCGGCTTCGGGGAGGGAGACGATCCCGAGGGGAAGAAACGGGCGCAGGCGATGCGCGAGCTATGCGAGCGCAGCGGGCTCGTCGTTTGCGGCCCCAACTGCATGGGCTTTTATTCCGTCGCCGAGGGGCTGTGGACCTTTCCCACCTCGACCCCTCTGCTCAAGAAGGGCCTGGTCGGTCTGATCTTTCAGAGCGGCGGTTCCCTTGGTAACTGGATCAAGGGGGCCACGGAACGGGGCATCGGATTCACGTACGCGGTCTCGAGCGGCAACGAGATCAGCCTCGATCTCGTCGACTATCTGTCCTTCATGGTCGACGATCCCGAGACCAAGCTGATCGTCGTCATGGCGGAGGGAATCCGCAGGCCTGAAGAGTTCATGAACGTGGCCGCCGAGGCGCTCCACAGGAAAAAACCCATTCTCGTGGTCAAGCTGGGCAGGTCGGAAATGGGCAGGCGACAGGCGATCTCGCACACCGGGGCGCTCGCGGGCGCCGACGAGGTGTTCGACGCCGTGTGCGAGCGGTTCGGCCTGGTCCGCTGTCCGACGCTGGAGGATCTGACGGAAATCACCCTCGCCTTTTCCGCGGGACGCTTCCCGCGCGGCGGGCGAGCGGCGATCGTGGTCAACTCCGGCGGGATGAAGGGGTTGATCTGCGATCACGCCGAGGAGCTGAGGACCAACCTCGCGCAGCTGAGCGAGCAGACCAAAGAGGCGGTCCGGCCGCTGATTCCGCCGGAGCTGGCGGTGGAAAATCCTCTGGAGTGTGGCGTCGCCGGGTTCGGCGACGAACAGGGGTTCATCAACATCGTCAAGCTCCACGCGCAGGACGACGGGGTCGACCTGCTCGCGATCCACGGCGAGCTGCCCCGCTTTCCGGAAAAACGGGATGCGGCGCTGTTCAAAAGCCTGGCAGCGGCCACGGAAAAGCCGATTCTCGCCTTCTCACGCTCGACCTACAGCTGCACGGACGAAAGCCGGGCGTTCCAGGAGGAGGCCGGGATTCCGTTCCTGCAGGCGATCAAGCCGACTTTGCGTGCGCTCGCCGCGCTGGGCGCCTATGGGGAGCGTGCGCGGGCGGGAATTGCGCGGCTCGCTCCGGCGGCTGGCGACCCCGGCGAGCTTGAAGACGATCGATTTGCCGCCCTGCTTCAAGCGAACGGTCTGCCGCCGCCGCGCCAGGGGCTGGTTGAGACCGCGGAGGCGGCCGCGGCGGAGGCGGAAAAGATCGGCTTTCCGGTGGCGCTCAAGTTGATCGCTCCCGAGATCGTGCACAAGACGGAAGCCGGGGCGGTGGCCCTTGACCTGAGGAGCGCCGGCGAAGTGGAAGCGGAGGGGAAGCGGCTGCTCGGTCTGGCGCACGGCGCCGCCAAGCTGCTGGTGCAGGAAATGGTTCGGGGAACCGAGATGATTCTCGGCGCGCGCACCGACCCGCAATACGGGCCGTTCATGATCGTGGGCCTCGGCGGAGTCTTCGTCGAGGTCCTGAAAGACGTCGCCGTTCGCCTCCTGCCGGTCGGCGAAGAGGACGCGCGGCGCATGCTGAAAGAGCTGAAGGGCTATCCCATCCTGGAGGGGGTTCGCGGCCAGGCGCCGCGCGACGTGGACGCCCTGGTAAAGGCGATGGTCGGGCTCTCGAACATTTTCTCCGCCCACCGCGGGCATCTCTCCGATCTGGAGCTCAACCCGCTGGTCGTTCGGGAGCGGGGCGCGGGCCTCGCCGCCGTCGACGTGCGGTTGATCCGGAAATGA